A single window of Rubripirellula lacrimiformis DNA harbors:
- a CDS encoding IS66 family transposase — MDPKPLPADLDAAHALIQKQAVALELKDKLIEEQAHSVLELKSDRDKLDEKNIELNLTIEKLLKQLFGRKSERRIDCDGQLHFDLGEEPTPEVISALEEAICDARQIVDDAEEDKKKRRRNRSATGDRKFPEHLPRYERIVDVPEGKREGLTLIGYDEVETLEWVPADLKVRLTKYAKYVHPTDKAQGIVSPERPTGLVEWDRFDASIGVEVVAWKYFYHLPFYRQQDMFGASGWTPSRSTLQNIETAVEFALRPLAEHLQCILKQDPTVGCDDTGVLLITPAAMPDLSDHPRGKRITEVLEKAMTTGKPSIKANFWGYYASRLPVVAFDFTVSRHRDGPDDVLSDFEGNLIGDCWSGFQKIQIRSDSRITFAACWAHARRKIDECRSAFPIQVAKLESLIGNLYDVEDQCKHLTAPEQLSRRQSLSRHVLDQIEAYLSSEAMQSPKVLPKSNLGMAAAYVRRHWEALHRFTEDVSIPLDNNDCEQLMKRVATGRKNWMFKGSVAAGERAANLMTIIGSAIRNNLDVRAYLDDVLRRALSGETDWQSMTPHAWKAEHPESIRQYRDDERRQAADRKKTRRARRRTRKK, encoded by the coding sequence ATGGATCCCAAACCACTCCCCGCCGACCTCGATGCTGCTCATGCGTTGATTCAAAAACAAGCCGTCGCACTGGAGTTGAAAGACAAGCTGATTGAGGAACAAGCCCACAGCGTCTTAGAACTTAAGTCCGACCGTGACAAACTCGACGAGAAGAACATCGAGCTGAACCTGACGATCGAGAAACTTCTCAAGCAACTTTTTGGTCGCAAGAGTGAGCGACGCATCGACTGTGACGGCCAGCTGCATTTCGACTTGGGCGAAGAGCCCACGCCCGAAGTCATCAGCGCACTCGAAGAAGCGATCTGCGACGCTCGACAAATTGTTGACGATGCCGAAGAAGACAAGAAGAAGCGACGACGAAATCGCTCCGCAACCGGCGACCGCAAGTTCCCCGAACATTTGCCGCGCTATGAACGCATCGTCGATGTGCCCGAAGGAAAACGCGAAGGCTTGACCCTGATCGGCTATGACGAAGTTGAAACGCTGGAGTGGGTTCCCGCGGATCTCAAAGTCCGACTAACCAAGTATGCCAAATACGTCCACCCAACCGACAAAGCGCAAGGCATCGTCAGCCCCGAGCGGCCCACGGGCCTCGTCGAATGGGATCGCTTCGACGCCTCGATCGGTGTCGAGGTGGTGGCCTGGAAGTACTTCTATCACCTGCCGTTCTATCGTCAACAAGACATGTTCGGGGCCAGCGGCTGGACGCCCAGTCGCAGCACACTGCAGAACATCGAAACGGCCGTCGAGTTCGCCCTGCGTCCGCTCGCCGAGCACTTGCAGTGCATTCTGAAACAAGATCCCACCGTTGGCTGTGATGACACCGGCGTGCTGTTGATTACGCCCGCCGCGATGCCGGACTTATCGGATCACCCGCGCGGTAAACGTATCACCGAGGTCCTCGAGAAGGCGATGACCACAGGCAAGCCAAGCATCAAAGCGAACTTCTGGGGCTACTACGCTTCACGGCTTCCGGTTGTCGCTTTCGACTTCACGGTTAGCCGTCACCGTGATGGTCCGGACGACGTGCTGAGTGACTTTGAAGGTAACCTGATTGGCGACTGTTGGTCGGGATTTCAGAAGATCCAAATACGAAGCGACTCGCGAATCACTTTCGCAGCGTGCTGGGCACATGCGCGTCGCAAGATCGACGAGTGCCGCAGTGCGTTCCCGATCCAAGTGGCGAAACTTGAGTCGTTGATTGGAAATCTTTACGACGTGGAGGATCAATGCAAACACCTTACTGCGCCGGAGCAACTTTCGCGACGCCAAAGCCTGTCACGTCATGTTCTGGATCAGATCGAAGCCTATCTTTCCAGTGAAGCGATGCAGTCACCGAAGGTGCTTCCCAAGAGCAACCTTGGGATGGCGGCGGCCTACGTCCGTCGGCACTGGGAGGCACTCCATCGTTTTACCGAAGATGTATCGATCCCGCTGGACAACAACGACTGCGAGCAGTTGATGAAGCGGGTGGCGACGGGTCGCAAGAACTGGATGTTCAAAGGCTCGGTGGCCGCGGGCGAACGGGCTGCAAACTTAATGACAATCATCGGGAGCGCGATCCGCAACAACTTGGACGTGCGAGCGTACTTGGATGATGTCCTGCGGCGTGCGCTATCCGGCGAAACCGACTGGCAATCAATGACGCCCCATGCCTGGAAGGCAGAACATCCCGAATCGATCCGGCAATACCGCGACGACGAACGTCGCCAAGCCGCCGACCGCAAGAAAACTCGCCGCGCCCGCCGCCGAACCCGCAAAAAGTAA
- the tnpB gene encoding IS66 family insertion sequence element accessory protein TnpB (TnpB, as the term is used for proteins encoded by IS66 family insertion elements, is considered an accessory protein, since TnpC, encoded by a neighboring gene, is a DDE family transposase.), producing MIGLPDGMPIYLCTEPVDFRKGFDGLTGIVTTSLGKSVTDGSLFLFVNRKRDRIKALWWETGGLTLWYRRLEQGTVELPTPPCDQTHVTIDSVELAMWIAGVSLKSAKTRRKRMVA from the coding sequence ATGATCGGATTGCCTGATGGCATGCCGATCTATCTGTGCACCGAGCCGGTCGACTTTCGAAAAGGCTTTGATGGTCTGACCGGAATCGTCACCACCTCGTTGGGCAAGAGCGTCACCGACGGTTCGCTGTTTCTGTTTGTCAATCGAAAGCGAGACCGCATCAAAGCCCTCTGGTGGGAGACTGGTGGATTGACCTTGTGGTACAGGCGACTCGAGCAAGGCACCGTCGAGCTGCCAACGCCTCCCTGTGATCAAACGCACGTCACGATCGATTCGGTCGAACTGGCCATGTGGATCGCAGGCGTCTCACTGAAATCGGCCAAGACAAGACGCAAGCGAATGGTGGCGTAG
- the tnpA gene encoding IS66 family insertion sequence element accessory protein TnpA → MNRAETAKLWTERLQRFEQAQMTVAQFCSAEGVSQPSFYNWKRKLRSTRDPKVPVVAKFVPVSFQATPDRPAPAANLANATIELPGGIRIRIEVPTDSQPNPLRKDQP, encoded by the coding sequence ATGAATCGAGCCGAAACCGCGAAGCTTTGGACGGAGCGTCTGCAACGATTTGAGCAAGCTCAGATGACGGTCGCTCAATTCTGTTCCGCCGAAGGTGTTTCGCAGCCGTCTTTCTACAACTGGAAACGCAAGCTGCGGTCGACGCGGGATCCGAAAGTCCCCGTCGTGGCCAAGTTTGTGCCCGTCTCGTTTCAAGCCACACCGGATCGCCCCGCTCCCGCAGCCAATCTCGCGAACGCGACGATTGAACTTCCCGGTGGCATCCGCATTCGTATCGAAGTGCCAACTGATTCTCAGCCGAATCCACTGCGCAAGGATCAACCATGA